A portion of the Bacteroides faecium genome contains these proteins:
- a CDS encoding S46 family peptidase, producing MRKQILFVLFSLAAFSIHADEGMWMLPDLKTQNAVAMRELGLEIPVEEVYNANGLSLKDAVVHFGGGCTGEVISSEGLVLTNHHCGYGAIQQHSNVEHDYLTEGFWAMNREAELPTPGLTVTYIDRILDVTDYVTEQLKKDPDPEGVNYLSPSYLSKVAERFAKAENIEIIPATKLELKAFYGGNKYYMFIKTVYSDIRMVGAPPSSIGKFGADTDNWMWPRHTGDFSLFRIYADKDGKPAAYSKDNIPLKVKKHLTISLAGVQEGDFTFVMGFPGRNWRYMISDEVEERMQTTNFMRQHVRGARQKVLMEQMLKDPAVRIHYASKYASSANYWKNAIGMNEGLIRLNVLDTKRAQQEELLARGREKGDDSYQKAFDEIRSIVAHRRDALYHQQAINEALVTALDFMRIPSTMEIVAALKSKDKEKIKEAKLNLKKEADKYFANVPFPEVEKKVGKEMLKTYAKYIPAEQRINIFEIINSRFKGNIDAFVDECFEHSIFGNPQNFEKFIKKPSLYKIGYDWMVLFKYSITDGILKTAIAMKEANQNYDAAHKVWVKGMMDMRQEKSIPIYPDANSTLRLTYGQVLSYEPFDGAIYDAHTTLKGVMEKEDQGNWEFVVPQKLKELYAAKDYGRYGKNGEMPVCFIVNTDNTGGNSGSPVFNGKGQLVGTAFDRNFEGLTGDIAFRPSSQRAACVDIRYTLFIIDKFAGASHIIDELTIAE from the coding sequence ATGAGAAAACAAATCCTATTTGTCCTATTTTCACTGGCAGCTTTTAGCATCCACGCCGACGAAGGGATGTGGATGCTGCCTGACCTGAAAACTCAGAATGCAGTTGCCATGCGTGAACTTGGTCTTGAAATTCCTGTCGAAGAGGTATACAACGCAAACGGTCTTTCTCTGAAAGATGCGGTTGTACACTTTGGCGGTGGATGCACGGGAGAAGTTATTTCTTCCGAAGGACTGGTTCTGACGAACCATCATTGCGGTTATGGAGCTATTCAGCAACATAGCAATGTAGAGCATGATTACCTGACTGAAGGCTTTTGGGCTATGAACCGCGAGGCGGAACTTCCTACTCCGGGACTTACCGTCACATATATCGATCGTATTCTCGATGTGACCGATTATGTCACAGAACAACTAAAGAAAGATCCGGATCCGGAAGGAGTTAACTACCTGTCACCAAGCTATCTTAGCAAAGTGGCAGAACGTTTTGCCAAAGCCGAGAATATAGAAATCATCCCCGCCACCAAACTGGAGCTTAAGGCTTTCTATGGTGGAAACAAATACTATATGTTCATCAAAACGGTGTACAGCGATATTCGTATGGTAGGTGCTCCTCCTTCTTCTATCGGTAAGTTTGGAGCAGATACGGATAACTGGATGTGGCCGCGTCACACGGGGGATTTCTCTCTTTTCCGCATTTACGCGGATAAAGATGGGAAACCGGCAGCCTATTCTAAAGACAACATTCCTTTGAAAGTAAAGAAACATCTGACTATCAGCCTCGCCGGAGTACAGGAAGGTGATTTCACCTTTGTCATGGGATTCCCCGGACGCAACTGGAGATACATGATTTCCGATGAAGTGGAAGAACGCATGCAGACTACCAACTTTATGCGTCAGCATGTACGTGGAGCCCGTCAAAAGGTACTTATGGAACAAATGCTGAAAGATCCCGCCGTACGTATTCATTATGCCAGCAAATATGCATCATCTGCCAACTATTGGAAAAATGCTATCGGCATGAACGAAGGTCTGATACGTCTCAACGTACTAGATACCAAACGTGCACAACAAGAAGAACTTTTGGCACGTGGCCGTGAAAAGGGAGATGATTCTTATCAGAAAGCTTTCGATGAAATCCGTTCTATCGTAGCTCACCGTCGTGATGCTCTCTATCATCAGCAGGCTATTAATGAAGCATTGGTAACTGCTCTCGATTTTATGCGTATTCCTTCTACAATGGAAATAGTTGCTGCCTTGAAATCTAAAGATAAAGAGAAGATAAAAGAAGCAAAGCTAAACCTGAAAAAAGAAGCTGATAAATATTTTGCCAATGTTCCTTTCCCGGAAGTGGAGAAAAAGGTCGGCAAAGAGATGCTGAAAACTTATGCCAAATATATTCCGGCAGAACAGCGGATTAATATCTTTGAGATTATCAATTCCCGTTTTAAAGGCAATATCGACGCATTCGTTGATGAGTGCTTCGAACATTCCATCTTCGGCAATCCCCAAAATTTTGAAAAGTTTATCAAAAAACCGAGCTTGTATAAAATAGGATACGACTGGATGGTATTATTCAAATATTCCATTACTGACGGAATATTGAAAACGGCTATCGCCATGAAAGAAGCAAATCAGAACTACGATGCTGCTCACAAAGTATGGGTGAAAGGTATGATGGATATGAGACAGGAAAAAAGTATTCCTATTTATCCGGATGCAAATTCGACTTTACGGTTGACATACGGGCAGGTACTTTCTTATGAACCGTTCGACGGTGCTATTTATGATGCCCATACCACTCTTAAAGGAGTAATGGAGAAAGAAGATCAGGGAAACTGGGAATTTGTTGTGCCTCAAAAACTGAAAGAGTTATACGCAGCCAAAGACTATGGACGCTATGGCAAAAACGGTGAAATGCCTGTCTGCTTTATTGTAAACACTGATAATACAGGCGGGAACTCCGGCAGCCCGGTTTTCAACGGTAAAGGTCAGTTGGTAGGAACTGCTTTCGACCGTAACTTTGAAGGCTTGACGGGCGACATTGCTTTCCGCCCTTCATCACAGCGTGCCGCTTGTGTCGATATTCGCTATACACTCTTTATCATAGATAAATTTGCGGGAGCTTCCCATATCATTGATGAATTGACTATTGCGGAATAA
- a CDS encoding S46 family peptidase produces MNRLRLYLLALTALIVCSAKADEGMWLLQLMQQQHSIDMMKKQGLKLEAQDLYNPNGVSLKDAVGIFGGGCTGEIISPEGLILTNHHCGYASIQQHSSVEHDYLTDGFWATSRDKELPTPGLKFTFIERIEDITDIVNAKIAAKEITESESFTGAFLQKLAEELYSKSDLKDKKGIVPQALPFYAGNKFYMFYKKIYPDVRMVAAPPSSIGKFGGETDNWMWPRHTGDFSIFRIYADANGEPAEYSADNTPLKTKKHLSISIKGLKEGDYAMIMGFPGSTSRYLTVSEVKERMESENEPRIRIRGARLAVLKEVMNASDKIRIQYANKYAGSSNYWKNSIGMNKAIIDNDVLGTKTAQEAKFAEFAKEKNNAEYAEVVKKIDDLVAKTAPLNYQFTCLRETFFGAIEFGSTLLSKTREALVEKNDSLINARIEALKETYDGIHNKDYDHEVDRKVAKALFPLYAEMIPADQRPSIYKVIEQKYKGDYDKFIDDMYDNSIFANRENFEKFIKKPTVKAIDNDLALQYCQSKYDLFEQIVSQLKDMDQELALLHKTYIRGLGDMKLPVPSYPDANFTIRLTYGNVKPYDPKDGVHYNYYTTTKGILEKENPEDREFVVPAKLKELIEKKDYGRYALPNGDMPVCFLSTNDITGGNSGSPVLNENGELIGCAFDGNWESLSGDINFDNNLQRCINLDIRYVLFILEKLGNCGHLINEMTIVE; encoded by the coding sequence ATGAATAGACTAAGACTTTATTTATTGGCGCTGACTGCGCTGATCGTATGTTCCGCCAAGGCGGATGAAGGTATGTGGTTATTGCAACTGATGCAGCAGCAACATTCCATAGATATGATGAAGAAACAAGGTTTGAAGTTGGAAGCCCAAGATTTATATAATCCTAACGGTGTCTCTCTAAAGGATGCTGTCGGCATATTCGGTGGAGGATGTACGGGAGAAATCATCTCACCGGAAGGTCTGATCCTGACAAACCATCACTGTGGTTATGCTTCCATCCAACAACACAGTAGCGTTGAGCACGATTACCTGACTGACGGTTTCTGGGCTACTTCCCGAGATAAAGAGCTCCCTACTCCGGGATTGAAATTCACCTTTATCGAACGCATTGAAGATATTACCGATATTGTCAACGCAAAAATTGCTGCTAAAGAAATCACCGAATCTGAATCATTCACTGGTGCGTTCCTTCAGAAACTGGCAGAAGAACTTTACTCTAAAAGTGATCTGAAAGACAAAAAGGGAATTGTGCCGCAAGCACTTCCGTTCTATGCCGGAAATAAATTCTACATGTTTTATAAAAAAATATATCCGGACGTACGTATGGTTGCCGCACCACCTTCTTCTATCGGTAAGTTTGGCGGCGAAACGGATAACTGGATGTGGCCGCGTCACACAGGTGACTTCTCCATATTCCGTATCTATGCAGACGCTAACGGTGAACCGGCAGAATACAGTGCCGACAATACTCCTCTGAAAACCAAGAAACATTTGTCTATCTCCATCAAAGGTCTGAAAGAAGGAGATTATGCAATGATTATGGGATTCCCCGGAAGTACAAGCCGTTATCTGACTGTATCGGAAGTGAAAGAACGTATGGAATCTGAAAACGAACCGCGTATCCGCATCCGGGGTGCCCGCCTGGCTGTTCTGAAAGAAGTAATGAATGCCAGCGACAAAATCCGTATCCAGTATGCCAACAAGTATGCCGGTTCCAGCAACTACTGGAAGAACTCCATCGGAATGAACAAAGCGATTATTGATAATGACGTGTTGGGTACAAAAACTGCACAGGAAGCTAAATTCGCAGAATTTGCCAAAGAAAAGAACAATGCCGAATATGCGGAAGTAGTAAAGAAGATAGATGACCTGGTAGCTAAAACCGCTCCTCTCAACTATCAATTCACTTGTCTAAGAGAGACATTCTTCGGCGCTATCGAATTTGGTAGTACCCTGCTATCAAAAACACGGGAAGCACTGGTTGAAAAGAATGACTCTTTAATCAACGCACGCATAGAAGCTCTGAAAGAAACCTATGACGGTATCCATAATAAGGACTACGATCACGAAGTAGACCGTAAGGTAGCCAAAGCTCTGTTTCCGCTTTATGCAGAAATGATTCCGGCTGACCAGCGTCCGTCTATCTATAAGGTGATCGAACAGAAATACAAAGGCGACTATGACAAGTTTATCGACGATATGTATGATAACTCCATCTTCGCCAACCGTGAAAACTTTGAGAAGTTCATCAAAAAGCCGACAGTGAAAGCTATCGACAATGACCTGGCTTTACAATACTGTCAATCCAAATATGACTTATTCGAGCAAATTGTTTCACAACTGAAAGATATGGATCAGGAACTTGCCTTACTGCACAAAACGTACATTCGCGGTCTTGGCGATATGAAATTACCCGTTCCTTCTTACCCGGACGCTAACTTTACAATTCGTCTGACTTACGGTAACGTGAAACCTTATGACCCGAAAGACGGCGTACACTACAACTATTACACTACTACCAAAGGTATTCTTGAAAAAGAAAACCCGGAAGATCGCGAATTCGTTGTACCTGCCAAACTGAAAGAACTGATAGAAAAGAAGGATTATGGACGTTATGCTTTGCCGAACGGCGATATGCCGGTTTGCTTCCTGTCTACCAATGACATCACCGGTGGTAACTCCGGCAGCCCGGTATTGAATGAAAACGGAGAACTGATTGGTTGCGCTTTCGACGGCAACTGGGAATCGTTGAGCGGTGATATCAACTTTGACAACAACCTGCAACGCTGCATCAACCTGGATATCCGTTATGTCCTGTTCATCCTTGAGAAACTGGGCAACTGCGGACATCTGATTAACGAAATGACAATCGTAGAATAA
- a CDS encoding anaerobic sulfatase-maturation protein: MKTSTYAPFAKPLYVMVKPVGAVCNLACDYCYYLEKANLYKDNPKHVMSDELLEKFIDEYINSQTMPQVLFTWHGGETLMRPLSFYKRAMELQKKYARGRTIDNCIQTNGTMLTDEWCEFFHDNNWLVGVSIDGPQEFHDEYRKNKMGKPSFVKVMQGINLLKKHEVEWNAMAVINDFNADYPLDFYNFFKEIGCHYIQFTPIVERILPHQDGRHLASLAENKEGTLADFSITPEQWGKFLCTLFDEWVKEDVGNYYIQIFDSTLANWMGEQPGICTMAKTCGHAGVMEFNGDVYSCDHFVFPEYKLGNIYNQTLVEMMHSEHQHNFGNMKYQSLPAQCKECEFLFACNGECPKNRFRQTSEGEPGLNYLCKGYYQFFKHVAPYMDFMKNELMNQRPPANIMEALKNGTFKAE, translated from the coding sequence ATGAAAACATCAACTTATGCCCCTTTTGCCAAACCGCTTTATGTGATGGTAAAGCCAGTAGGTGCCGTATGCAATCTTGCATGCGATTATTGCTACTATCTGGAGAAGGCAAATCTATACAAAGACAATCCGAAACACGTAATGAGCGATGAACTTCTTGAAAAGTTTATCGACGAGTATATCAACTCACAGACCATGCCACAGGTGCTTTTCACCTGGCACGGTGGAGAAACGCTGATGCGCCCGCTCTCTTTCTACAAAAGGGCAATGGAACTGCAAAAGAAGTATGCCCGTGGACGTACGATTGACAACTGTATCCAAACCAACGGAACAATGCTCACCGATGAATGGTGCGAGTTTTTCCATGATAACAACTGGTTGGTAGGTGTCTCTATCGACGGACCGCAGGAGTTCCATGATGAGTATCGCAAAAACAAGATGGGAAAACCCTCTTTCGTGAAAGTGATGCAGGGCATCAATCTACTGAAAAAGCATGAAGTAGAATGGAATGCAATGGCCGTTATCAATGACTTCAATGCCGACTATCCATTGGATTTTTACAATTTCTTCAAAGAGATAGGCTGTCACTATATTCAGTTTACCCCTATCGTAGAGCGTATCCTTCCACATCAGGACGGACGGCACCTAGCCTCTCTTGCAGAAAACAAGGAAGGAACATTGGCTGACTTCTCAATCACTCCGGAGCAGTGGGGTAAATTCCTCTGTACCCTTTTCGACGAATGGGTAAAAGAAGATGTAGGCAACTACTATATACAGATATTCGACTCTACCCTCGCCAACTGGATGGGCGAACAACCCGGTATATGTACGATGGCAAAAACCTGCGGACATGCCGGTGTGATGGAATTTAACGGAGATGTTTATTCCTGTGACCATTTTGTGTTCCCCGAATATAAATTGGGAAATATCTACAACCAAACGCTCGTGGAAATGATGCACAGCGAACACCAGCATAACTTCGGAAACATGAAATATCAGTCTCTCCCTGCTCAATGCAAGGAATGTGAATTCCTCTTTGCCTGCAACGGGGAGTGTCCGAAGAATCGTTTCAGGCAAACATCAGAAGGCGAACCCGGCTTGAATTACTTATGCAAAGGATACTATCAGTTCTTCAAGCATGTAGCTCCATACATGGACTTCATGAAAAACGAACTGATGAACCAACGTCCACCGGCAAACATCATGGAAGCGCTGAAGAACGGAACATTCAAAGCAGAATAA
- a CDS encoding DUF4369 domain-containing protein — protein MNVNKILPFLLMLPFLASCTSKYKIEGTSSVNSLDGKMLYLKSLNDGEWIKLDSAEVVHGGFSMKGKIDSVQMVTLYMDNESIMPIVLENGKITVTISNTDLKAVGTPLNAALYEFIDKRNKLEESIGELEQKETRMVMDGGDLEEIHSQLMVEGDSLMKEMNQYVKTFISTNYENVLGPSVFMMLCSSLPYPVMTPQIDDIIKDAPYSFKSNKLVREFLSKAKENMKLIEEHQRLEQNTPTNK, from the coding sequence ATGAACGTGAATAAAATTTTGCCTTTTTTGCTTATGCTTCCGTTTCTGGCTTCTTGCACCAGCAAGTACAAGATTGAAGGAACATCTTCAGTAAACAGTCTGGATGGAAAAATGTTGTATCTTAAATCCCTGAATGACGGCGAATGGATAAAACTGGATTCCGCCGAAGTGGTGCATGGGGGATTCTCCATGAAAGGGAAAATAGATTCCGTGCAGATGGTAACACTCTACATGGATAATGAAAGCATCATGCCGATTGTGCTGGAAAATGGCAAGATTACGGTAACTATCAGCAATACCGACCTGAAAGCAGTGGGTACGCCCTTGAATGCGGCATTGTATGAGTTCATCGACAAAAGAAATAAGCTGGAAGAAAGCATTGGTGAGTTGGAGCAGAAAGAAACCCGCATGGTGATGGATGGCGGTGACCTGGAAGAAATCCATTCACAACTGATGGTGGAGGGCGATTCACTGATGAAAGAAATGAACCAGTATGTAAAAACTTTCATCTCGACCAATTATGAGAATGTGCTGGGCCCAAGTGTATTTATGATGCTTTGCAGCTCCTTGCCATATCCTGTTATGACTCCTCAAATAGATGATATAATAAAAGATGCTCCTTATTCTTTCAAGAGCAACAAGCTCGTGCGTGAATTCCTTTCCAAAGCGAAAGAGAATATGAAATTGATAGAAGAACATCAACGTTTAGAACAAAATACTCCGACAAATAAGTAA